The Aspergillus flavus chromosome 2, complete sequence region ACCCTACTTTCTGTGGATACACTCCAGGCCCTCAACCAGTGACGGGATCGAAATCAGCATCTGAATGCTGTCCACACAACCCAAAACACAAAGCCCATGTGGCTCAGCCTGCAGATAGATGGGATTGGGTGGAGAAACTCCAAACCTTTGGATACAATGCCCAGGAAATAAACGAGATTCTTCTAGAGAGGGCTCGCGATGCGCCGTGGATATATATTGAGCCTgaaaaattttatatccCCCTTATGAGCACTACTCATCATATTCGTAGGTGCTGTCACTTTCTAGGAGAACGCCGTCAACAAGGATCGACATCCGACTCAATGGATACTTTGCAAACGGGCATTGACCTAGCGGTCGATAGGTATGAAACTGTGAAGGCGGTCGAGGAGCTCTGCGGTATATGTGGCATAAGTCCAAAAACTCGAATAACAACCGATTGGTTGGGCTCGGCATCGTTTACTGAAGGCAACACTGCTATGGCAGTGACATATTCGCTGCCGACTGACAAATGCCACGAAACCAGAGCCAGCACTATTATCGGTCGAATATCTGGAGCTCTTAAGGGCTTTCAGGATGCCGCCAGTCTCTTACAATTGAAATGCCTTTGCTGTGACTCGTTTACAGTTATTCGACACGGAGGATGGCGTAGCGAAGTGGATGGGGTAGCCGCTGGGGAGGTCGTTTCACTGGGCTTCCATCTAGTAGCTAATCTTGCTCAGGCATTGGAACAGTCAATGGGGAAAAATACACCCTCCCCGCGTCAAATTCTCTCGGCATCTAGTGCAATTCTAAGACTGATTTCTCCTGAGTTTGAGGTGGCTCATGGCAGAAGCGACATGGGAGCCTCTCTCCACCTGGGTGCGTTAGCAGTTCAATTTCTCTGTCTGGGATTCATGTCCTATGTACAAGCACATATTGGTCCTCTTGAACCATTTTTCTTGGATACGCCTATAAGTCGGGTGGTGTTATTGGGGCTTGATGAAGACAATAAATACCCCAAGCTGGTAGCAAAACTTGTCGACATCACTTGCTTGGGTGATATGACTCGCGGGCCTGTTTGGATGTTCTTTAGACACCGAAATTCGGAGGGAAATCAGGCCTTCAAGAGGCCCTGTGAGCCACCGAGCGAAAGATGCGATATCATGGGCCAGATGTGTGACATATTGGATACCTGGGGGCCGGGTAATGTAGTATATCGAGGGGACGAAATGAGCTGTCCCATTGCGGTGCAAATCGGTGGCGGTTTCATCTTTTCAGATGACGATTTAAAGTGACATTGGGCCCGGGAAATCAATGAATCCACTATATTGCGGGATCTTGACCCCAGAGGGCTGCTTCGCATTGGCGCGTTGGTGTCGGAAAATGACAGTTGTAGGCTTGACGAGAAAGCCTGTCGAAATGAGTCGGTCAACGTGCTTGAATATCTCGGAACAAGTACTACTTCATGGGTTAGATCACAGCGACAAATAGGGGTCCAGGCAGGTCAGCATGGCATGTGTCAGTACTCTGAGGTGTGGAATAAACAAAGAGGCATCTCGATCAAAGAGGCAGCGCTCACAAGGACTAAcgaggagcttctccaaTACATGACCGAGCCTTGGGAAGTCCAGGTGAGCTACTGTACTGGAGTAGCTAGAAGGGTGCTCCTGCGAACAACTGTGGCTCATCTGTTGCGTACATTTTTCAACAGTCCTGATGAACATATTGACGAGTTTGAAAGACAACTGCGGGAGAGCTCGCGCAGCGTGCAAGCCATTCACAGCTGGATCAAAGGCCTTCCACAAAAGTCCGGCCAGCAGATCTTGGGCATTATCCGTACTATTCTCAATACTCTCAAGCCCACGGGGCTGGATCCAACAGGAAAATATCTCTGTGTTGCTTGGCCCTTCGACGGAGATACCACACGTTGTTTGAAGGTGCCTCTTGGGGTCGGAACTCCTGGGTTAAAATCCTTGAGGATTCACATGATACTGCCACTTTTGCATATATCACTATGGAATGTCTCGAGGCAAAGCATGTCCAATGCAAGGCGGCTCGAGAAGCCCGCCATGAAGACATATGCTTGCTCGAAACAACTGTTACTAGAGCAGTACGTGACAGGCCAGATCCCTGGTCATTGAAACACGAAGAAGTATACTTCTTTGCCAAGTTGGACAGTTCATTTTGGGTCAAGGTACAAAGAGAACACAAAGATGGGCCAGCAAGTCTCGTTGAGATGATGCCTTTGGATAATTTATCTCATGATCTCCGGCAGTGGTTCAGGAGCCAGGAAAAACAGCAACAAGGCCGTTTGCGAGAATGCCCTAAGGCTCAAGATGAGAGCGAAACGGTGTATGTTTCTTCGGCCCGAAGAAATCATTAGTTCTTCTCAATACTGTCTCAATGTTTGGGTCTGCGAAAGCTGCTAGGTGGTGTATAGGCCAATGCGATGCGCAGAGTTTATCTGGTCGTTAATATGATCTGCTACACTCTGCTCGTCCCAGTATCTATTTCGGCAATCCCTTCATGTCACTGCAGAGGAACGACTGGTCCGGAATGAGGGTTCTTCCGGCCGCGAGGATAGTCATCAATTCATTGAACCTGAATCTATGATAGAGCCCCCTTCCTACCGTCGGCAATATACATGTACATTTGTAATGATTCGTTATGACAAATTTGTCCCATTTTCTTCCTGGAGAGGCCTAATTAAGAAGGTCAGAGAGCCTGCAATGTCGAATCTAGAGACTGCTATGCTCAACTCTCATCTTAACCCTCGCCATCAACCCATACAACCATCTTACAGCAAACAGACCAGTTCACGATGAAACAGTGGCAGGTCAAACTCGCACGGGGAGCCGATTTTCTACAACCCACAAACATCACTACCGCACAATTGGGGGAATACAGAGGCCCATCGAGATTCCACGCGGCATCCCTGAACTGCCGCGACATTATGATTGTAAGCATGACGAGCTCTCTGACGGGGTAAGCAGCGAACTCACAAAGCGGGGAATAGGGCACGTACTTTTGGGATACCAAGCATGGAATCGTTGATGTATGAGTTACTCGTCCAGTTCTCCGTCTGTTGTGATTCTCTTTTGGAGACATGCTAATCTCCCGGGATGGGGAGGAAGTAGTGAAATCAAAACCCAAGGTGACACGTTCTGTCATCGGTCACCTTGTCTCTCCTATCTTCCATCTCATTCACCATGCCGGATCCGTGCAGCCAGGAGACCTCTCCTTCTAGCTAGGCTCTACCTACGACGGCGTCGTCCGGCAATATGCGTTTAACGAACAAGCTTGTGTGGAAATTCCCTCCAATCTGAGTTACCGTGAGGCTGCAGCGCTCCCATGTGCGGTAGTCACAGCATGGAATGCACTCTACAAAGGCCCCATAAAATGCTGCCGGGTGATACCGTTCCAATTCAGAGCACTGGGGGCATCAACATTTTTGCGCTGCAATTCGCCAATATGGGGGGCACCCAAGTCATCGCAACGACTGGCAATGCTGAAAAGGCAGCTAAACTCAAGGCTGAAGGGGCTGATCATGTCATCACCTACAAAGAGGACCCACGATACGGAGGAACGGCGAAGGAAGTCTCGGACCGGGGTCCGTGGGCAGACTTCGTCACTGAGATTGGTGGGCGCTAGCACTATGACGCGGTTTATGCCACCAGTGACTATTGATGGGCAGATTGCCGTCATTGGCAGTCGAGCGGATGTCCAGGAGAGTCCATATGCCGGCCTTCATACCACGTCAACCATGATCATTCGCGGGGTTTTGGTGGGCAGTAGGCAGCTGAATGACGCGATAAACACAGCTATCAAAATTAACAACCTGCATCCGGTCATTGAATCAAGAGTCTGAACATTCTCTGGTCTCCCCAGGATTTTGTCAAGCGTGATAATTTAGGAAAAGTGGGTGGTGGATCTCGATTGAGGTTTGAGGTGTGTTCAACCTTAGCGATCATTCACCTGAGATACAGGATCAACGGGCCTGGGCAGATTTAGGTGGGTGAGCTGGCGCGGCCAAAGGTGATAGCTCAGCTCATCAATTTGACACTAACCTCACGCCACGAGAGGTAATA contains the following coding sequences:
- a CDS encoding kinase-like domain-containing protein, giving the protein MADMNLEKFLLFQLHQYGITELLQEAANLANALDYLHNRLQAGDQVYFYHRDLKPSKILIYSTPLPRNIIGGFVTRTTDQQSWIPGPYQAPEVCVNDGADFRSNIWSFGCILVRLLSSKLDGARGLMWLDELRYPPNLNPHIKEWINDLPRRTDGYNEEFLSCCRDFLLSTLKVDKYERSSAESVARQLQQLTKLLMPQPGPLFDPEVYPNDSVYDESSRHLLHTSGISGQVVTEDPTFCGYTPGPQPVTGSKSASECCPHNPKHKAHVAQPADRWDWVEKLQTFGYNAQEINEILLERARDAPWIYIEPEKFYIPLMSTTHHIRRCCHFLGERRQQGSTSDSMDTLQTGIDLAVDRYETVKAVEELCGICGISPKTRITTDWLGSASFTEGNTAMAVTYSLPTDKCHETRASTIIGRISGALKGFQDAASLLQLKCLCCDSFTVIRHGGWRSEVDGVAAGEVVSLGFHLVANLAQALEQSMGKNTPSPRQILSASSAILRLISPEFEVAHGRSDMGASLHLGALAVQFLCLGFMSYVQAHIGPLEPFFLDTPISRVVLLGLDEDNKYPKLVAKLVDITCLGDMTRGPVWMFFRHRNSEGNQAFKRPYHSDK
- a CDS encoding NADPH quinone reductase, yielding MKQWQVKLARGADFLQPTNITTAQLGEYRGPSRFHAASLNCRDIMIGTYFWDTKHGIVDEVVKSKPKVTRSVIGHLVSPIFHLIHHAGSLGSTYDGVVRQYAFNEQACVEIPSNLSYREAAALPCAVVTAWNALYKGPIKCCRSTGGINIFALQFANMGGTQVIATTGNAEKAAKLKAEGADHVITYKEDPRYGGTAKEVSDRGPWADFVTEIVTIDGQIAVIGSRADVQESPYAGLHTTSTMIIRGVLVGSRQLNDAINTAIKINNLHPVIESRV